A window of the Candidatus Hydrogenedentota bacterium genome harbors these coding sequences:
- the fusA gene encoding elongation factor G, whose protein sequence is MSRRFPLERTRNIGIAAHIDAGKTTVTERILFYSGQVHRVGEVHEGTATMDFMAQERERGITIMSAATACTWKDHRINIIDTPGHVDFTAEVERSLRVLDGAVAVFCAVAGVQSQSEAVWRQALRYGVPRIAFINKMDRVGADFDRAVESMRTRLAAHPVPVQIPVGKESGFRGVIDLVRMRMVTWQGEGVDCTQEFCEIPADLRAKAEEARHDLLEAAAEADERVMEKYVHEEPIAEEEVVAALRKGTVANRFCPVLCGSALKNKGTRLLLDAVVDYLPSPADVPAVVGHRPGEPEKQVIRHPSDDEPFSALAFKILTDPHVGRLTFLRVYSGVVKAGRQVLNTRTGRKERLGRLLEMHADERTDLDELRAGDIGAVIGARNTTTGDTLCDPGRAIELMRVVFPDPVVHVAIEPRTKADQDKLSDALQKLSDEDPTFHVRVNEETGQTIIAGMGELHLEILIDRMQREFNVAANVGKPVVAYRESIRARTETRVRFARQTGGRGQFAEVELAFEPGEKGSHFVFENATVGGSVPKEFVPAVEKGVRETLDTGVVAGYPVVDVKAILLDGAYHEVDSSDLAFHTAGAIAARQAIPKGRPVLLEPVMRIEVLCPDEYTGEVVTDFSGRRGRIDEMELDGKTRKVLAFVPLAEMFGYANDIRSRTQGRVTHSMEFSHYEEVPANIANAIMEHTGGMFRFE, encoded by the coding sequence ATGTCTCGGCGTTTTCCATTGGAAAGAACTCGTAATATCGGCATTGCCGCGCACATCGACGCGGGCAAGACGACCGTGACGGAGCGCATCCTGTTCTATTCGGGGCAGGTCCACCGCGTGGGCGAAGTGCACGAAGGCACCGCTACGATGGACTTTATGGCCCAGGAGCGTGAACGGGGTATCACCATCATGTCGGCGGCCACCGCGTGCACGTGGAAGGATCACCGCATCAATATCATTGACACGCCGGGTCACGTGGACTTTACGGCGGAGGTCGAGCGGAGTCTGCGGGTTCTTGACGGCGCCGTGGCGGTGTTTTGCGCGGTGGCTGGCGTGCAGTCGCAGTCCGAGGCAGTGTGGCGTCAAGCCCTGCGGTACGGAGTCCCCCGGATAGCTTTCATAAACAAGATGGATCGTGTGGGGGCGGACTTTGACCGCGCGGTGGAAAGCATGCGGACGCGCCTTGCGGCGCACCCGGTGCCCGTTCAGATACCCGTTGGCAAGGAATCCGGTTTCCGGGGGGTCATCGACCTCGTTCGGATGCGGATGGTCACGTGGCAGGGCGAGGGCGTCGATTGCACGCAGGAGTTCTGCGAAATCCCGGCGGATTTGCGTGCAAAGGCCGAAGAAGCCCGGCATGATCTTCTTGAAGCTGCCGCGGAAGCGGACGAGCGGGTGATGGAAAAATACGTTCATGAGGAACCCATTGCCGAAGAAGAAGTTGTCGCGGCGTTGCGCAAAGGGACGGTAGCCAACCGGTTTTGTCCGGTATTGTGTGGCTCGGCCCTGAAGAATAAGGGCACGCGGCTTCTGCTGGATGCCGTGGTGGATTACTTGCCGTCGCCGGCGGATGTGCCTGCAGTGGTCGGACATAGGCCGGGCGAGCCGGAGAAGCAGGTCATCCGGCACCCGTCGGATGACGAGCCGTTCTCGGCCCTTGCGTTCAAGATCTTGACGGATCCGCACGTAGGGCGCCTGACCTTTCTCCGGGTGTACTCGGGTGTGGTCAAGGCGGGCCGGCAAGTGCTGAACACGCGGACGGGCCGTAAGGAACGTCTTGGCCGGCTGCTCGAGATGCATGCCGATGAGCGCACGGATCTCGACGAGCTGCGGGCTGGAGATATCGGGGCCGTAATCGGGGCCCGGAACACAACCACGGGGGATACGCTGTGCGACCCCGGCAGGGCGATCGAGCTTATGCGGGTCGTGTTTCCCGACCCCGTGGTACATGTGGCCATTGAGCCGCGAACCAAGGCCGACCAGGACAAGTTGTCCGATGCCTTGCAGAAGCTGTCGGATGAAGACCCGACGTTCCACGTGCGGGTGAATGAGGAGACCGGGCAGACGATTATTGCCGGCATGGGGGAACTCCACTTGGAGATCCTCATTGACCGGATGCAGCGAGAGTTCAATGTCGCTGCCAATGTCGGCAAGCCGGTCGTGGCTTATCGGGAGAGCATTCGCGCGCGGACGGAGACGCGGGTGCGGTTCGCCCGTCAGACGGGCGGCCGCGGCCAGTTCGCCGAAGTCGAGCTGGCCTTTGAGCCCGGCGAAAAGGGTTCGCATTTTGTGTTCGAGAACGCGACGGTTGGCGGGAGCGTGCCGAAGGAGTTCGTGCCGGCCGTCGAGAAGGGTGTTCGTGAGACGCTGGACACCGGCGTCGTGGCCGGTTATCCAGTAGTGGATGTGAAGGCGATTCTGCTGGACGGCGCTTATCACGAAGTTGACTCGTCGGACTTGGCATTTCACACGGCGGGTGCCATTGCGGCCCGGCAGGCGATCCCGAAAGGGCGGCCGGTGCTGCTGGAACCCGTGATGCGGATCGAAGTGCTTTGCCCGGACGAATACACCGGCGAAGTGGTGACGGATTTCAGCGGGCGCCGCGGCCGCATCGACGAGATGGAACTGGACGGGAAGACGCGGAAGGTGCTGGCCTTTGTGCCGCTTGCGGAGATGTTTGGCTACGCCAATGACATCCGTTCGCGAACGCAAGGGCGGGTAACGCACAGCATGGAGTTTTCGCATTACGAAGAGGTTCCGGCGAACATCGCCAACGCCATTATGGAACATACCGGCGGAATGTTCCGCTTTGAATAG
- the rpsG gene encoding 30S ribosomal protein S7, which produces MPRRREVPKRVLLPDPKYKSPLLAKFINTVMVCGKKSVAEGIVYGALDVLKKKLPNEDPIRVFETAIDNAKPLLQVKSRRVGGATYQVPVEIAPAVRTALAFRWVIEFSRKRGEKTMAERLGAELLDCFNRQGNTIKRREDTHRMAEANKAFAHLRF; this is translated from the coding sequence ATGCCAAGACGACGCGAGGTTCCCAAGCGGGTACTGCTTCCGGATCCGAAATACAAGAGCCCTTTGTTGGCGAAGTTCATCAACACGGTGATGGTATGCGGGAAGAAGAGCGTGGCGGAAGGCATCGTGTACGGCGCGCTCGATGTTCTTAAGAAGAAGCTTCCCAATGAGGATCCGATCCGGGTATTCGAGACGGCCATTGATAACGCCAAGCCCTTGCTTCAGGTGAAATCGCGCCGGGTCGGCGGCGCCACCTATCAGGTGCCCGTCGAGATAGCGCCCGCCGTCCGCACGGCTCTGGCGTTCCGTTGGGTTATAGAGTTTTCGCGGAAACGCGGCGAGAAGACCATGGCGGAAAGGCTGGGCGCGGAACTGCTGGATTGTTTCAACCGGCAGGGCAACACGATTAAGCGGCGGGAAGATACGCACCGGATGGCCGAGGCCAACAAGGCCTTCGCCCACCTGCGATTCTGA
- the rpsL gene encoding 30S ribosomal protein S12, producing the protein MPTINQLVRNCRKRKTNKTKSPALKGCPQASGTCTRVYTMTPKKPNSALRKVARVRLKNGMEVTSYIPGIGHNLQEHSQVMIRGGRVKDLPGVRYHLIRGVLDASGDMGGSASKKEEDGKPVHDGRWVSRSKYGVKKPKV; encoded by the coding sequence TTGCCGACGATTAATCAGCTCGTGCGCAATTGCCGGAAACGCAAGACGAACAAGACAAAATCTCCGGCGTTGAAGGGATGCCCGCAAGCTTCGGGAACCTGCACGCGCGTGTACACCATGACGCCGAAGAAGCCCAACTCGGCTCTTCGGAAGGTCGCCCGTGTGCGTCTGAAGAACGGGATGGAGGTCACGTCGTATATTCCGGGAATCGGGCACAATCTGCAGGAGCACTCGCAGGTGATGATCCGTGGAGGCCGTGTGAAGGACCTTCCCGGTGTGCGGTACCACTTGATTCGCGGCGTGCTGGATGCCAGCGGCGATATGGGTGGGTCGGCGAGCAAGAAAGAAGAAGACGGCAAGCCTGTTCATGACGGGCGCTGGGTGAGCCGTTCGAAATACGGGGTGAAGAAGCCCAAGGTGTGA